The stretch of DNA TGTGTTGGTTTGGAATCCTTTCAGCGGGGATTCTTCAATAGGCAATAGGATCTGGTCTCAACATTCAACCCAAAGACCTTTTTCTTCTCAAGGAATTTTTGGAATCTACTCTCTTCTTGTATAGCTGCAATCAATCCTTGTCAATTTTCCAATTCCTCAATTTACAAGTTTATGGACATCCCCCCTTACGTCCCCCTTATGCACGTCCCTATTACGCACTTACTTCCATAAGCACGTTCTGCACGAACGTCCCATCCTATTGTTTTTTTATTTCAGCTAGAGAACAGAGTTCTTATTTTCAGCAGAAACGAAAAGTCTCCTTCAGCTTTGTACTGACCGGACATGAAGGCCTTCTGCCCGTCCAGCTCACCCCGGGATATCTTCAGCCACACATCGGCGGGCGTTTTAATGACCAGATTCGGCTTTGCCGCCGGCCCGTCATGGTAGGTGCAGGTCCCGTCGGCAATCGCCAGGTGGGCGACAAAATTCTCTTCTCCGCTCACCTCGAATTGATAGACTGCCTTCAGATCCCCTGCTGCCGAAGGGTTGAAGCCCAGGGGCATCATCTGGATCAGCTCCCTGCAATTCTTGGCCAAGGTTGCCCCCCCTTGGGCTGACTTATCTCGTTCCGGAGCCGGTTGGCCTCTCTTCCTGGCCTTTTGCTCCTGGATCATTTCCTGAATCCAAGCTTCCCGCACTTCCGGGTTAAAGGCGACCTCAGGTTTGGGCTGCTGGACGTACCTTTCGAATCCTTCGTAAAAACCATGCTCCTGCCAATGCTTGAAGTCATGTTTCATAAATACGTCTTTAAAGTCCCTGACCAGCCCGCCCATAAACTGGTAATAATGCAGATCTCGATCCGTGACCGGGTAACGCCGTTTCTCCTTTATAGCACGGGCCAGATCGCGCGCGAGGTCCGCTGCCCTGGCCTCTACCGCCTCCTTTCCCCAGAACCCCCCCGGCTGCGCGGCCATGGCGGTCAAGGTACCCACGGGGAACGCCCCAAACATCCGCAAGTGGAAGGCCAGGTAGCTGGCGGTGTCCGTCTCCCCCAGTCCGGCAGAAACACTGATGGTCAGTCCCGGCTTCCAGGTAGGCCGGGGTTTGTGGCCCAGGGCCAGGCTGCGGTCCAGAAAGGTCTTCATCTGCCCGGTCACATGCATGATATAGACCGGGGAAGCCAGGACCACTCCAGCCGCAGCCAGGAGCCTATCCGTA from Deltaproteobacteria bacterium encodes:
- a CDS encoding NAD(P)H-dependent oxidoreductase yields the protein MSGKPTVVAVNGSPHSGIGNTALMIEMLRPTLTQEGFELEIVNLSDHEIRYCTGCAFCMEKGECWIDDDHRRITDRLLAAAGVVLASPVYIMHVTGQMKTFLDRSLALGHKPRPTWKPGLTISVSAGLGETDTASYLAFHLRMFGAFPVGTLTAMAAQPGGFWGKEAVEARAADLARDLARAIKEKRRYPVTDRDLHYYQFMGGLVRDFKDVFMKHDFKHWQEHGFYEGFERYVQQPKPEVAFNPEVREAWIQEMIQEQKARKRGQPAPERDKSAQGGATLAKNCRELIQMMPLGFNPSAAGDLKAVYQFEVSGEENFVAHLAIADGTCTYHDGPAAKPNLVIKTPADVWLKISRGELDGQKAFMSGQYKAEGDFSFLLKIRTLFSS